AACTCTCTTGAGACCTCTCAAAAAAATCCCATAATGCATTCTGACGTCCAAGCCCTGTTTGATTGTTAGCGTCCTTATAGCATTCGTGCTAACGGTGGGGCTGGATGTTTACATGCTGGCGACTTTGGTCAAGTTCCCAAAGCTCTGTGGATTCTGAACCTTCAAAGCGGCTCCTTTCTGTTTGAATCCAGCTCAATCCTCTCTGAGTATAGAGAGGAGATTCACTTGGGGATCCTTatctcccccccgcctcctttGATGGCATGTAACCATATGACAGCTGCGGTAGGCCTTCTTGTTTACTCTGATTAGCTCCTTGTTAGTGTGAGTGCTTCTTCTGCCCctgtgggatttgaacccacagACCGAGTGAAGGTATAGGATGCTTATGCCTCCCTTGATCCTTTCTAGATGTTGGCTCCCTTCTTTCTTATCTTGGACTTTTCTCGAACCCAAGTTGGCGACACAGGGATAAACGGTTTTCTGTCGCAGGAGTTTTCAACTCGCAGTTGCCACGTGTTTTCAACTCGAGCCGTGGTGGCACGCATCAAGTGTCAGACGCTAAATATATGTCAGTGTCCCAAGATGTTTGGAACCCAATTTGTTTAATGAGGTGGGAGGAAGTTCTTCTTGATGCCCTAATCCTCTCTATAAAAGGGATTCATTGATTTGCGCCTTTGCTTTGTAAAAAGCTTGCTTCCTGTCGCAATCCAATGCTTGGGTGGTAGTGAGCGATGAGCCTCATCAAGTCTAAACCACTTCCATGCCCCTTTCTGTCCCtattttcatcttttttttcttaagtGGTCAATGCATCAAGACTATTTGAGaaattactgatttatcaaatagTTTTAGTCCATGACATCACGTCACACATTGATAAGTAAAGTTGGTGTCTTTCACACACAGCCGTCAGAGTTAGGCGAGTCAGTATTTTCTATATTTACTCTTACAAAGAGTCTAAGATATGTTATACGCTAATAAAAAGTTTTTACTTCAGTATATGACTAGTAtgtatttattaaaataattcCATCAAACTCTAAGTTCACTTTATCATATGAAACGGATAAGTCATTTATTACAGTATATAAAGAATTTAATTCATATTATGAATGAGCATACATCCACACATTTGCATTTCttgcttgacacacacacacacacacacacacacacacacacacacacacacacacacacacacacacacacacacacactacagcgtACTTATATGATGCATGGTTGCCACTGTGTGGATTGCGTCACCAGAGGTAATGGTTGGATCTCTGGTTACCAAGCCTGCTTGtgtaaccccacacacacacacctcacttcCAGCAGTATTAGGTTCTGGTTTGGTGTCACCATGCAGTACGTCTAGAGTTCTGTGTTTGTCAAGAGCAGCAGCTGCTTTCCGAGGAGATTGGTTTGAGTGGATTTCCGTTCATGATTTACTTGGAATTCCTTTGTTTGTTATGTTAACATGGCAACCAGTTAGATGATGATTTTCTTTTGCCTTTTCTCAAAGATCAGTTTGTATAGGGTTGAATGTCATCAAGGGATCATGTTGTTGGAATGCTTGATTCTTCATTTTCTGCGAGGACGTTGAACTGCTTTCTAGTGAAAATACCATTTGAGTGCCCAGACCGAAAGGTCAACATGAATGGCTTCCCTCCGCCTGTCACTTATGGTTTCATTCTGCTCACTTGGTTGATGGAAACATGaacccacacatgcacccatACATTAGCTACAGCAAGGCTGAGGAAGTCTGGGTGAAAGAAGTGCGTAGTCACGGTTCAACATTGGTGTCCGTCTATAAATCGACATAATCTATTTATTTCCTCCACTATTAACAAGGCCGGTCAAATAGCCTGCGTCTATTCTTGGCCTTCAAGTCGCATACCTAACAAGATACACCACCTGGAACAACTCGGCTTAACACCTCAAATGTGTTCAAAGATAAATATAGGACATATAATATTAAGTATCAGACATATACCAACCTCAGCCCAAGCATGATTCAgcaaaaaaatgtaatgaagaaaaaaaaatgcaagggCACCGATCGGAATTGAAGTTCAACTGACAAATTCCGTTCCACGTGCCGTCACATTGGAGGACATTGTAGCCATGGCCACAGGACGCTGCCATCAAAGGCTGACCCCTGGCCCTGCCCTCGGGCTCCTGCTGCTGTGGGGGAATGCGTTGCAGATGCATGGCGGGGGTCCGGCCACCACTAATGTGTCCTCGGTTAACTCCCCTCGCCACATTCCCAAACCGCTCCTCCGCCCACgccgcttttattttgaaactcccttctgttctcctgctccttcctcttcctgcttcCCGGGGTAGCGTGTGGAGTTACCAGGTGAGTGGGGTGGTGTGTTGACGTTGGTTGTCACGGGAACCGAGGAAGAGTTGTTTAAGTTGGTGCCATGGCTGCAGAAGTAACAGGCGACACTTACAGTCGTCTTCCACTTCAGCTGCCAAGGACTTCAATCAAGAAACGTTTTCTTAACTTTATTGATAAAACGACTCAACAGCGTATAACCAAAGTAGCATCAATAAACTacaaacaataaaatacatatataccaaCCACCACCTGCCAACTCTACTGCACACCTGTCACAACAACCAATAGTCCAATCAACCCTGACACAAAACAAGCAACTAGAAACAAACGGGGCAGAAACAAACCCAGCTTGTCCTCTCCTGTAACGTTTTTTTCATCCCATGCCAGGCAACATCTGCAGAAGAGCCGTCCATCTGGGCCGGTCTATCCTTCCAGTGCCCTCCTGCTTCCCTGGGAGGCAGCCAGCGGTCGGCTCTGATCAGCGCCGTGGCCCATTACCTCCACCTGTTCTCCGCAAAGATACCCCTGGATCTCCGACGGAGGTACCTCAAGGTCTGCAGGCAGGCGGCCCCAATTGGACCCGCCGCTCGTCCTTCGGTACTGAAGATGAACCGCAGGAGGTGGTGGAACCGGCCCTCTGGGTTCTCTGGAGGGCGGGATCCGGAGGGGCGGAAGGGGGGTCGGATTTGGCCAGGGAGCGTGAACATGGAACGTGACAGGGTTAGTAGGGGAGATGGTGGACGCGCCCGTTGTGGGATGGAGGGTAATCTGTGAAGAGGGCGTTGGCGGGGCCTAGATATATGCCCACACctgtctcccctccacccctcctggCTGTCTGACCTCCACCCCTCCTGgctgtctctcctccacccccccccctggctgtCTCGACCCCCAACGCACACCGTGGAGGATTCTGTGCATTCCTCTCCTCAGCGTGGGGTCATGTGGGATTTGACCCCTCACAGTCCAGGGTTACCGCTGCATGGAGGAAGGACCTCGATGGATGTGGATGAGAGTAGCGAAGGGTTTTCACAATCGCCACAGTCCCGTTTGACGTATCCCGAGCATTCGTTGAGTCCTCACCTCGACAGTCACCCCTTtatccctgacccccccccactaTCAAGTTTGTTGCGTTTTCTGCCATTGAATGAAAAAAGTGTAGTGAGCCCCAGTCCGTCCCTTGCAACCAAAACCTCAGTTTATCATTTCGCTACCGAACAGACGATTCTTCACCCGTTGACGAAGCAATCAGATACCTTCCTCGACCAACAAATAACAGTTACTTCAACCTTGCAGGCCCCTGTCTTCATGGAAATGTCATACAGTCCAACAAACCGCTCTTCAGAGCTTGACTTTTCAATGTCCGCTGTATCGTATGAATCTGTGAGCGTATCAGCTGCATCTACAACCAAGCCTCGGGAACATAAAGACGGCCTCAGACAGAGAATACAAATACTGAACCCTCAAGCCTGGGATACAACCCTGAGCTCCTCATCACCCCCCTTGATTAGTACGACCCCAATGCCTTCTCTCCACCTGGAACCCGCCAGGGTCAGCGACCGTAGCCTAGCGCCAGATTCTACAAATCCCTCCTCTCCAGCCTCCGAACCCTTCCCTACTTCACCGTCCAAAAGCACGTCCACGCCACGGACCACCTTCCACCCAGAGCAGTCCGAGAACTCTCGGACCAGCAGCGACTCTCGCTCCTCTCTTtctcaaccacaacaacaacagacccCGGCTCCACCAGTGACACATGGTGGCAGCGGCGGCCGCGGCTGTGGCGACAGAGAAGCGCTTGTTAGCGGCCTGACTTGCCGCCGCTGTTCAAAAGAGCCCCCCTCGCCAGCCAGCCTGCCCTGGTCGGGCTACAGCACCGGGCTCGGTGACTCAGACGGCCCCCCCCCACATACTGGGTAGGTCTTGTGACTGGACTGACCCCTCTATATGACTATAGGTGATTGTTCCGGGGGGCTGCGtgcggggatggggggggggggggggctttgtgtgCATCCAAGAAGTCATATGTCCGAGTGACTCGAGCGTGGCGGCGTCTGAATGGATGTTTTCCCCGCAGCTGGATGGTAAAGGATGAATAGAGGCGGGTGATAATGGGGGTTATGTAACGGTGGTCGGAAGGGATGGAACGACTGACGGGAGAGCCGTTTAGGGTGTTTAGGAGCGATGTATGTAATGTAATCCAATGGGGACATGAGTCAGATGAATGCATTATTGAGTTCATGTCCTGTGAACTCAATCTATATAAGTTCTGTAGGACTATCTAACCATGTGACTAACATTCTCACTATGTAGTTgtctttccctttatttatatatgttaAAATGCAACTAATGACACGACACGAATACTCGTACAGCAACAACATCAGTCATGTGCAATGTATGTGCGATGGCATAATTACAATGATTCTCTCGGTGTGTGTGACAGGGTTCTGTATGACAAAGTGACCATGTGGCCATCAGTCATAGCATTAGCTCTCTGTCCCTTTACTCATCTATGTTGAAAAACAACTAATACTACAGTAACAACACGATAATAGTACTTGTACAGCAACAACATCAGTCACGTGCGATGTATGTGCGATGGCATAATTAAGATTACTCTTGTTGTGTGTGACAGGATTGTGTATGACAAACTAACTAGCTGTGTGGTCAACAGAGTCCTGTTTGGGGAAAACCCAGAGGTGATTCATAGTGTGTGGTGGTCTGTGGAGGGGTGATGTTGTTTGATGAATGGGAGTCAGAGTGGGAGGATGTGGACAATACCGTCCTTACATTGAACGCACGCTAGCTTTGGTGTGTTTCTGCTAATTTTATTCATGTATTTGTGAAAATACGAAAGCCGATGGTTATGATAAAATAATACCAAGACTATAACAATAATACAGTAATAAGAATATTTATGACACAAGGAGGACAATACAAATATTATTAATAGTAGTTGATATAGAAGATAGTAGATATGATAATGATATTACTGTAATTATTTGATTCTAcaattataattaatataatagCTTTCTCAATACTCCAGCTAGATCAGAAAGACATGGCtgcaagaaaatgtaaatgagtTTGAATTGCATTGCCCACTGCATGAATGGGGAGTTCTCAAAGTCCTTAATCTTGTGGGGGGGAtcgatgtgtggggggggggggggtcaagtgCCAAaaaagggggggtggggtgaaTAATTTCTGAAGTTGGTCTGTTTGTTACCGGCATCATAATAGGATTACATTATTGAGGGGTTGTATTCACTCTTGTTTATGTCTTTCAGGGCCCAGGAGCTTGGGGGATGCCACCTACGCTGCCAAGTTTGCCCAGTCGCCAGCGACTCGAGATTTGACTCAGACGCTCACAGGCCGACACTCGCAGGCTACACACCGAGATTGACTCACACAGGAAATGACATCATCGGTGCCCTCTGGTGCGACATCACACCGAGATATTGATCCGCGTCCTTCCTCGTCGTTTCAGACGTCGATGCCTATAAGCGTGTTTTCCCATAAATCCATCTCTAGCTACCAGGCTACCTACCAGGTAGGGAGACGGGCAAGTAAGCATCCAATAATTCCATTTGTCCCGAATGAAATGATTGAACAAGCTTAGTATAGGCCTGCAACATCCAAAGATGCCccattttttgttatttattttgtctgAGCATTCGATTTATGTATCGCTGTTGGGTTGTAAAGAATATAGCCAAAATATGCTTTGTTGCCTACCCCAGCCTTAATAAGGCATCGCTTCAATTAGTTCTCCCGATGACAAAACGCATCATCTTCTGGCAACTTCATTGCTCACACTTTGTGTGATCGGCCTATCTACAAAAGAAAGAACTTTGAATTGAAATAAAATAGTATGCATAAAAAAACCGGAGACGGCCCGACGTCTGAGCTCAGTCTGAAAAAGAACTTTGAATATAAACcaaagtgtatatatatataaaaaaaaaacagaagatcCAACAACGTCGGTGCTCAAAGTTTGTTTTGTTCGTATCCAAGTGCCCTGTGGGAAAACGACGTTGGGAGGAGAGCGCTTCCGACATCCACCGAGTCCTCCGCCTCCGTGGAGGGCGTGGTCCAGGGTTACCACGGTAACATGCCGGCGGTGGCTGCTGGTGTGAGGGTGTGCTGAGATCATCTGGAGGCCCTCCCGTTTTCGTAAACGTCCATTCTGAGGCCGGG
This Gadus macrocephalus chromosome 19, ASM3116895v1 DNA region includes the following protein-coding sequences:
- the LOC132447485 gene encoding soluble scavenger receptor cysteine-rich domain-containing protein SSC5D-like, with translation MWDLTPHSPGLPLHGGRTSMDVDESSEGFSQSPQSRLTYPEHSLSPHLDSHPFIPDPPPLSSLLRFLPLNEKSVVSPSPSLATKTSVYHFATEQTILHPLTKQSDTFLDQQITVTSTLQAPVFMEMSYSPTNRSSELDFSMSAVSYESVSVSAASTTKPREHKDGLRQRIQILNPQAWDTTLSSSSPPLISTTPMPSLHLEPARVSDRSLAPDSTNPSSPASEPFPTSPSKSTSTPRTTFHPEQSENSRTSSDSRSSLSQPQQQQTPAPPVTHGGSGGRGCGDREALVSGLTCRRCSKEPPSPASLPWSGYSTGLGDSDGPPPHTGAQELGGCHLRCQVCPVASDSRFDSDAHRPTLAGYTPRLTHTGNDIIGALWCDITPRY